Below is a genomic region from Citrobacter europaeus.
ACCTGGCTACCAGCGTCCTGAGCCTCCAGTAAGGAGGAGTCTTTGGCCAGCAACTCGATAGTATTGGCTTTGTCGCGGACATTGAGCGTGTCGTTGCCAATATCCAGATTGGCTATGGAGCCATTTGTCGCCAGCGCGATGCCAAATTGTTTATAGATTTTAGACAACGTTGGATCGTAGGTGTTTAATGCCGAATCGCCAATCTGCGATTCGGTAAGGAAATTATTTAAGTCATTGGTGTTAAAGACTTTAATAGTTGTAGGTTCGCCAGGGAAGGCCGGGTCGTTAATATCAAATTCTGTGCTTTGTGATGGTGTCGACGATTGGTTATACGTCAGGTATTCCGCCAGTTCTTCAGCGGTAGTAATCGTTTTTACGCCCTGGTCAGGGCTGGTGGCCTGCAGGGTGATTTTGCCGGTTTGCAGTAGCTCTCTGATGGTCGTTGATTCAACAACACCACTTTGGCCTGGGGCAATCGTTGGGATCGCGCCGCTGATATTGAGCGCCTGACCAGCAGTGATATCTTTATATAAGAATCCGTAGTCGTGGATACCCTCATAATCTCCAACGGAAATACCTGCCTGGTAGTCGGTGAAAATATTGTGCTCACCGATATCGATAATCGGATCAGCGGAAGCCGGCATTGAAGCAGCGCTTAATGCGCCGGCCGCCAGTACGGCGACAGTTTTACGCGAGCTGCTTTTTTTCTTTCCTTTAGTTAATTCGGAAACGACCACCCAGATACCGAGTACCGCGTTCCAAATAATGCTGTAAACTTTGTTCATATATAACCCTCGTCTACATTCCTGTTATGTATGTGTTAATACGTTGAGTTGTTGGCTATGGTTGGCACGCGGATGTGCTACCCGGTAATAGATTTCGGAAAATAGGGTTCCCTTCCGTGCGATGCGGAATTAAAAATTTGAGCAGAAAGAAAACCTTTTAAATGGTAAGCGTGATAATCGTCCTTAAAAAGTCAGTTATGGCTGGCTATAGTGGGAAATGGTGTACTTGAGTCGCGAGTTATTTTTGCCGAGTTTTCTGGCAATGTTGCTTTTGTACGCCCCGATGGTTTTTTCACTTTTTTGTGATGCTCCGGCGATTTGCGTCAGTGACCAACCCCGGGCCAGCATCATCATTACGCTGAATTCGTTTGCTGTGATTTTATTGTGTAGTTCTTTGTTATTGCTTGGTTTTTTGTTTTGTGTAATACGCGTTACGGCATGCAGTAACCGATCAAGGCTGGCGTCTTGATCGAGAAACAGCATGTTCTTCCCGCAAACGGTTTGAAAAATAGAAAAAGTAGCTTCATCTGCCAATACAATGATTCTTGTGGCAGGGCGTAAAGCCATGTTGCGGATAATCCTGGCATATTTTAAAAAATCTGTGTTGTCAGGATTAATAATGATGCAATCCGTTTCATAAGGGATTATGTTGACGGCAGAAAGCGTCTGAGAGGAGTAATACGCGATATCAATATATAATGATGAACCACGTAGGATTTCTCGCATGCCTAGCCAGGGGTAAATTGAGTCACCCAAAAAAATAGCCTTAGACATAACGATCTCCTTGAAATTTTGATGCAGGCGACCGCCTCTTTTTTTAAGAAGAAAAAGAGTTTCTTGCGACGCATGAAATGTTAATTAAATCTCGTATAACGTTCTCTGGTGTGAACGCATCCTTATTTATTACAGATTCCACAGATATTTCTGTATTAATTCGAATCATTAACTATTCTTAAAGTAGATATTACACTTTGTTAAAATTTAAGATAAATCGTTTATTTCAGCTCTGCGTAAATGATTGATAGATTTCGCTTATGGATCACGCTAATAATGATTGAGTGATATCGATAAAGACAGGTTATTCCTATTCATTGTGCAGGGGATTTATATGGAAAACTTTATATTTCATACAGATACCTGTTTTTCTTGATGAGATGATTGGTGACCAGGAGAATTCTTAATCAAGACCAGGACAAAGAGAAGGGGAGCCAGGGGGAAGAGAGAAATATCGCTCAATTTGTAGTTATCGACCTGAAATTAGAATTTTCAGGTCGATAATTCTTAGTGGTGTTAAGTTTTTAGGGAATTATCCTATTTTGGGCTTTTTGTGCTTAATTTTAAAATCTCACCTGAAGAGGTTATTTTTTCTGATTGCATTGCTGATAACGCTTAGCCCGCCAACAGGTCCTGTTCAACCTGATGCACCTGTTGTTCCAGCGTATTGCGGATTTCCGTAAGCGCCCGTTGTTGATCGCAGAAGTAGGCCTCTTTATCTGTGACGGAGGTGGCAAGCCGCCAGGCGTTCTCAGCTTCCAGTTCGGTAATTTCTTTGAGCAGCGCATTAATTTGTTCTCTGAGCTGCTGTATTTTGCTGCGTAAATGCTGCAGATCGTTCAATCGGTCACTCGCCATCATCGGTTCGAGGCCACTTTGTAATTGAGTCAGTAGCGCCCGAACGGCGGCAAGATCGGCATTTTGGCGCGCCTGGTTAAGCTGAACCATCATCTGATGCGCTTTCTCTTTCAGACAATCTGCCACCACATCCGGATGACAAAGACGGCTGGCCTGACGCCACAGGCGTTTTAACTCGTTACGTTCATCAGATGAAAGTCGCTGGTCACGGTTATAACGATGTTGCGCATCCTGCTGCTGCTCCTGAAATTCATCATATTCATGGCTGGCCTCTTCCTGAGCCTGGCGGGTTGCGCTGTCGTCCTGGCGAGAAAAGTCGTTTTCCAACTCACGAATCTCCGCCAGCAGGGCGGTAATCAGTTCCGTTTGTTGCTGAATACGTTGGCGTGTTTCCACCGATTCGCGCGAATCTGAATTAAGGTTCATCCAGTGCTGCTTGAGCCTGGCAAGTTGATCAACAGCCTGGGAAATATAGTGCTGACAGGACTGATAGTCTTTTTCCCGACGTTTTCGCTCCGCTTCCTGTTTACGCTGGGCGCTGGCGGCGAGCTGTTTACGTAACTCGAGGATCCGGCTCATTAGCGGTCCAAGGCGAAGATGATACAGATCGTTGAAATCATCGAGGATTTGAATGCGCGTGTTGCGCTTATCGATCAGGTCACGCAGCTGTGTTTCGAGCGCTTTAAGTTCCAGCTTACTGGCGGCAATGGCGGGATCCTGCCACGTAGAGACTGCCCGTTGAGATTGCAGCCAGGCTGAGATTTCACGCAGGGCATCACTAAAGCGTCGTTCTTCGATCGCCTGCACAATGGTGCCTGGCACGACGGATAAAGGCTCATTTTTCAGATGTTCTACCTGCTGGAAAATAATTTCCTCATCTTCCAGTTCAATAGCGCTTTTGACGATTTCCAGTCGTTTAATGATCTTATTCATGACAGTCGTTGCCTGGCCTGGCTCAAAAACGAGTGACTAAAACACAGCCGGTTCACCCGTTTGAAAATGTTAGAAAAACAGTAAAGCGCATTCTGTGGCCTGCGATGCCTTTTCGTCCAGAATAATTCACTGTAATTATGAAAAACCGGAAGTCGCGCGCACCTGTTTGCATCTTCAAACCTCTGTTTCATGTTTTTTATTATCGGGTAATTATTCTTGATTCAAAAAAGATAATGCGTATAGTT
It encodes:
- a CDS encoding DnaJ family molecular chaperone — protein: MNKIIKRLEIVKSAIELEDEEIIFQQVEHLKNEPLSVVPGTIVQAIEERRFSDALREISAWLQSQRAVSTWQDPAIAASKLELKALETQLRDLIDKRNTRIQILDDFNDLYHLRLGPLMSRILELRKQLAASAQRKQEAERKRREKDYQSCQHYISQAVDQLARLKQHWMNLNSDSRESVETRQRIQQQTELITALLAEIRELENDFSRQDDSATRQAQEEASHEYDEFQEQQQDAQHRYNRDQRLSSDERNELKRLWRQASRLCHPDVVADCLKEKAHQMMVQLNQARQNADLAAVRALLTQLQSGLEPMMASDRLNDLQHLRSKIQQLREQINALLKEITELEAENAWRLATSVTDKEAYFCDQQRALTEIRNTLEQQVHQVEQDLLAG
- a CDS encoding LuxR C-terminal-related transcriptional regulator is translated as MSKAIFLGDSIYPWLGMREILRGSSLYIDIAYYSSQTLSAVNIIPYETDCIIINPDNTDFLKYARIIRNMALRPATRIIVLADEATFSIFQTVCGKNMLFLDQDASLDRLLHAVTRITQNKKPSNNKELHNKITANEFSVMMMLARGWSLTQIAGASQKSEKTIGAYKSNIARKLGKNNSRLKYTISHYSQP